A window of the Verrucomicrobiia bacterium genome harbors these coding sequences:
- the nth gene encoding endonuclease III, producing the protein MKETAEQKKKRAARIMVRLENAYPDAECALVFSNPLELMVATILSAQCTDKRVNMVTPALFKKFPAAKDYAEAPLPELESLIKSTGFYKNKAKNIQGAAREITVRFGGEVPAKLEDLVTLPGVGRKTANVVLGNAYGIPGITVDTHMIRLNNRLGLTRQKDPVKIEQDLMPLVPQKHWTQYSHLIIHHGRARCFARKPDCPGCELKDLCPSAFKV; encoded by the coding sequence ATGAAAGAAACCGCGGAGCAAAAAAAGAAAAGGGCAGCCCGTATCATGGTCCGGCTCGAAAATGCCTATCCTGATGCCGAGTGCGCCCTTGTTTTTTCCAATCCACTCGAGCTGATGGTGGCCACGATCCTGTCCGCTCAGTGTACGGACAAGCGCGTGAACATGGTCACGCCCGCGCTTTTCAAAAAATTTCCCGCCGCGAAAGATTACGCGGAAGCGCCGCTTCCGGAACTCGAAAGCCTGATCAAGAGCACGGGCTTTTACAAAAACAAAGCCAAGAACATCCAGGGCGCGGCGCGCGAAATCACGGTGCGCTTTGGCGGCGAGGTTCCCGCGAAGCTCGAAGACCTCGTCACGCTTCCAGGCGTCGGAAGGAAAACCGCGAACGTGGTTCTCGGCAATGCCTACGGCATTCCCGGTATCACCGTCGATACGCACATGATCCGCCTGAACAACCGCCTCGGCCTGACCCGGCAAAAAGACCCGGTTAAGATCGAGCAGGACCTCATGCCGCTTGTCCCGCAGAAGCATTGGACCCAGTATTCCCACCTCATCATCCACCACGGCCGCGCCCGCTGCTTTGCCCGCAAGCCCGATTGTCCGGGCTGCGAGCTCAAGGACCTCTGCCCTTCTGCCTTTAAAGTTTGA
- a CDS encoding helix-turn-helix domain-containing protein, translating into MDNEQSSPIDPASKAPAEIMTLQEVADYLGLHYLTIYRLIQERKIPAAKIGGSWRFRKDVLDEWIKNDMHRRFKNNRSKRVA; encoded by the coding sequence ATGGACAATGAACAAAGTTCTCCGATCGATCCGGCTTCCAAAGCGCCAGCGGAAATCATGACGCTGCAGGAGGTCGCGGATTATCTGGGGCTTCATTACCTGACCATCTACCGTCTTATCCAGGAGCGCAAGATCCCGGCCGCTAAAATCGGAGGAAGCTGGCGTTTTCGGAAAGATGTTCTGGATGAATGGATCAAGAACGACATGCATCGCCGGTTTAAAAACAACCGGTCCAAGCGCGTCGCCTGA
- a CDS encoding ATP-binding protein: MKKCLPQELSFLSLAVDCILSSKQALKQLDHTQYDLCILDARKKPAAARKLLLDLCGKCFRMPVICVTAGSAQGQGMALLRAGAKDYLSGKEFSPGALARKIQAVLKMEQKKRLQKRTETDIQRAHRRNEQFLASITSILIGIRRDGTVTYWNQVAEKTFGIPAHQIVHRPFSECTIAWDLPLLLKGIKECMQTKKSVKVEDVKYRKPDGEVGLLGFTLNPLSEAFGSQSEVLVLGADITDRRAYTRDLEAANQRIAQEKAKAEAILASIGEGLVVTDKEGRIVLANKQAIATFHWHPVDIIGQPLLEQVPLCDEKGRLIPADRRPTTIALMTGRRNAITASYGEGANMVALQILASPVLFDGKAAGVIVIFRDITREKEIDKTKTEFISTVSHELRTPLTSIREGVAQVSEEILGPINADQKEFLGIALEEVDRLAAIINDLLDISKIEAGKVILKKAWVDLKELVEQTVFAYQSLMKNKSIDLAVDLPEEMADVFCDSDKVKQVLTNLLTNAYKFTPDNGRITVHVQNRAKEIQVNVRDTGIGINEENLPKLFNKFVQVGRTAGPGIKGTGLGLAICKNLVEMHDGQIGVESQQGEGSCFYFTLPRLQKDSVAQKNIDQGLEELGQQAPNLSVMVLKLTEHARAGKADPRRVYEILKPFSKWIQRRLLNGIGDIFLNGFDESMVVLPGMNKKKAVELGERLKASLEEFVKTHAAGRSSDFEIAFGISTYPEDADTSENLLSKARPSESSHISAPERRGSMRLPCRVAVTIQDDAGEWAESETVNLGQGGFKLYAAVPYRIGAVKQVELRLPLKNGTVRSKAVVVWVQRDGKPDRYLVGFQFVGISEAMKSKIKHFIEEGPAENGDFRKTA, from the coding sequence ATGAAAAAGTGCCTGCCTCAGGAATTGTCTTTCCTTTCGCTGGCCGTGGACTGCATCCTTTCGAGCAAGCAGGCCCTGAAGCAGCTCGACCACACGCAGTACGACCTTTGCATTCTGGACGCCCGTAAAAAACCCGCCGCGGCGCGCAAACTTCTCCTCGATCTCTGCGGCAAATGTTTCCGCATGCCCGTCATCTGCGTGACCGCGGGCTCGGCCCAGGGACAGGGCATGGCGCTCCTGCGCGCAGGCGCGAAAGATTATCTGTCCGGAAAGGAGTTCAGCCCGGGCGCGCTCGCGCGCAAAATCCAGGCCGTCTTGAAAATGGAACAGAAAAAGCGCCTTCAGAAAAGGACCGAGACCGACATTCAGAGGGCGCACCGCCGCAATGAGCAATTCCTCGCCTCGATCACGTCCATTCTCATCGGCATCCGCCGCGACGGCACGGTCACGTACTGGAACCAGGTCGCGGAAAAAACATTCGGGATTCCCGCGCACCAGATCGTGCACCGGCCTTTTTCGGAATGCACGATCGCATGGGATCTGCCGCTGCTCTTGAAAGGGATCAAGGAATGCATGCAGACGAAAAAGTCGGTGAAGGTCGAGGACGTGAAATACCGGAAGCCGGACGGGGAAGTCGGCCTTTTGGGATTCACGCTGAATCCGCTCAGCGAGGCGTTCGGCAGCCAGAGCGAAGTCCTGGTGCTGGGCGCGGACATCACCGACCGCAGGGCCTACACGCGGGACCTCGAGGCCGCGAACCAGAGGATCGCGCAGGAAAAGGCAAAGGCCGAAGCGATTCTTGCCAGCATCGGCGAAGGGCTTGTCGTGACAGACAAGGAAGGAAGGATTGTGCTGGCCAACAAGCAGGCGATCGCGACCTTCCACTGGCATCCGGTGGACATCATCGGGCAGCCGCTCCTGGAACAGGTGCCGCTCTGCGACGAAAAAGGCCGGCTTATTCCCGCGGACAGGCGGCCGACCACCATCGCGCTCATGACCGGAAGGAGAAACGCGATCACTGCAAGTTACGGCGAGGGCGCCAACATGGTGGCCCTGCAGATCCTGGCGTCGCCCGTTCTCTTCGACGGCAAGGCCGCGGGCGTCATCGTGATCTTTCGCGACATCACCCGCGAAAAAGAAATCGACAAGACGAAAACGGAATTCATTTCCACGGTGTCGCACGAACTGCGCACGCCGCTCACGTCCATCCGCGAAGGCGTGGCGCAGGTCTCCGAAGAAATCCTGGGCCCGATCAACGCGGACCAGAAGGAATTCCTCGGGATCGCGCTGGAAGAGGTGGACCGCCTGGCCGCGATCATCAATGACCTGCTGGACATTTCCAAGATCGAGGCCGGCAAAGTCATACTGAAAAAAGCCTGGGTGGACCTGAAGGAGCTGGTGGAGCAGACCGTGTTCGCGTACCAGAGCTTGATGAAGAACAAGAGCATCGATCTGGCTGTGGACCTCCCGGAAGAAATGGCAGATGTCTTCTGCGATTCCGACAAGGTCAAGCAGGTGCTCACGAACCTGCTCACCAACGCCTACAAATTCACGCCCGACAATGGGCGCATCACGGTGCATGTCCAAAACCGCGCGAAAGAGATCCAGGTGAACGTGCGGGACACGGGCATCGGCATCAATGAAGAAAATCTCCCGAAACTTTTCAACAAATTCGTGCAGGTCGGACGCACGGCCGGGCCCGGCATCAAGGGCACGGGCCTGGGCCTTGCGATCTGCAAGAATCTCGTCGAGATGCACGACGGCCAGATCGGCGTCGAGTCCCAGCAGGGCGAGGGAAGCTGCTTTTATTTTACGCTGCCGCGACTGCAAAAAGATTCCGTGGCGCAGAAAAACATCGATCAGGGGCTGGAAGAGCTCGGGCAGCAGGCGCCGAACCTTTCCGTCATGGTGCTGAAGCTGACCGAGCACGCCCGTGCCGGTAAGGCCGACCCGCGGCGCGTGTATGAAATCTTGAAGCCGTTCTCCAAATGGATCCAGCGGCGCCTGTTGAACGGCATCGGCGACATCTTCCTGAACGGGTTCGACGAGAGCATGGTCGTGCTGCCGGGCATGAACAAGAAAAAGGCCGTGGAGCTCGGCGAGCGGCTCAAGGCCTCGCTTGAAGAATTCGTGAAGACGCATGCCGCGGGCCGCTCGTCCGACTTCGAGATCGCCTTCGGCATTTCGACTTATCCGGAAGACGCGGACACGAGCGAGAACCTGCTGTCGAAAGCGCGGCCCTCGGAATCTTCGCACATCTCCGCGCCCGAGCGCCGCGGCTCAATGCGCCTGCCGTGCCGCGTGGCGGTCACGATCCAGGACGACGCCGGGGAATGGGCCGAATCGGAAACCGTGAATCTGGGACAAGGCGGCTTCAAGCTGTACGCAGCCGTGCCTTACCGCATCGGTGCTGTCAAGCAGGTCGAGCTGAGGCTGCCTTTGAAAAACGGCACCGTAAGGTCGAAGGCCGTCGTTGTCTGGGTACAGCGGGACGGCAAGCCCGACCGCTATCTGGTCGGATTCCAATTCGTCGGAATTTCAGAGGCCATGAAATCCAAGATCAAGCATTTCATCGAAGAAGGCCCCGCCGAAAACGGCGATTTCCGGAAAACGGCATGA
- a CDS encoding response regulator, whose protein sequence is MNLKGKKILFVDDEPTIVKIMMNRLKSHSFVVETALNGKEALEKAKTFQPDLILLDVSMPGMDGYEVCQLLKKDHATAHVPVIMFTASQAEDFLTKGLRAGAEDVINKPFVADLLESIKGAFNGKKEDEV, encoded by the coding sequence ATGAATCTCAAAGGCAAAAAAATCCTGTTCGTGGACGACGAGCCCACGATCGTCAAGATCATGATGAACCGGCTTAAATCGCATTCGTTCGTCGTCGAGACCGCGCTGAATGGCAAGGAAGCGCTCGAGAAAGCGAAGACCTTCCAGCCGGACCTCATCCTGCTCGACGTGTCCATGCCCGGCATGGACGGCTACGAAGTCTGCCAGCTTCTCAAAAAAGACCACGCCACCGCGCACGTGCCGGTCATCATGTTCACGGCCTCGCAGGCGGAAGATTTCTTGACCAAGGGCCTCCGCGCGGGCGCCGAGGACGTCATCAATAAGCCTTTTGTCGCCGACCTTCTGGAATCCATCAAAGGGGCGTTCAACGGAAAAAAAGAAGACGAGGTTTGA
- a CDS encoding response regulator → MENAVPVLLIEDDPGDVRLVRQQLAASKDTHFEVVEKGLLSEGLERLAQGDIRVVLLDLSLPDGRGLQAVTRVHEASPATPIIAMNVVENGTLALQAVQEGAQDFFVKAAGSSASLPLVIRLAMERKKVERELARLASFAWKNPNAIFESSFQGKVLYLNPAGRHAFPELLEKSDHPFLSGLPALIEALQKDRKDVAVRELELGESIYEQHVWYIPEARVIHSTLVDVTERKRAVEALKRRTVEVERMNRVMIGREIKMKELKEQVRRLESQGPQGKEAA, encoded by the coding sequence ATGGAAAATGCCGTGCCGGTGCTTTTGATCGAGGACGATCCGGGAGACGTCCGCCTGGTCCGGCAGCAGCTCGCCGCCTCCAAAGACACCCATTTCGAAGTCGTGGAAAAAGGACTGCTCTCCGAAGGCCTCGAACGCCTGGCTCAGGGCGACATCCGCGTGGTGCTTCTCGACCTTTCGCTGCCGGACGGCCGGGGCCTCCAGGCCGTCACGCGCGTGCATGAGGCTTCGCCCGCCACTCCGATCATCGCTATGAACGTCGTGGAAAACGGGACGCTCGCGCTGCAGGCCGTGCAGGAAGGCGCGCAGGATTTCTTCGTCAAGGCTGCCGGGAGTTCCGCCAGCCTGCCGCTCGTGATCCGGCTGGCCATGGAACGCAAAAAAGTCGAGCGGGAGCTGGCGCGGCTTGCGTCGTTTGCCTGGAAAAATCCGAACGCGATTTTCGAAAGCAGCTTCCAGGGCAAAGTCCTTTACCTCAATCCCGCGGGCCGGCACGCGTTTCCGGAGCTTTTGGAAAAAAGCGACCATCCTTTTTTGAGCGGCCTGCCGGCCTTGATCGAGGCGCTGCAGAAAGACCGGAAAGACGTGGCCGTGCGCGAGCTCGAGCTCGGCGAATCCATTTACGAGCAGCACGTCTGGTATATCCCCGAGGCGCGCGTGATTCACAGCACGCTCGTCGACGTCACGGAAAGAAAGCGCGCGGTCGAGGCGCTGAAACGGCGCACGGTGGAAGTCGAGCGCATGAACCGCGTCATGATCGGGCGTGAAATCAAAATGAAGGAACTCAAGGAACAGGTCAGGCGGCTCGAGTCCCAGGGACCGCAAGGCAAGGAAGCAGCCTAA
- a CDS encoding ATP-binding protein: MKLGTKLVMAFLAMAVLVGCVGFSSFLELKRVLEPLTFDIPQGLRKIESTSHLDALAQKIRHYDQILTESARDYVYTGGRQYKYRYKEFEPRLDAAIREAIEKGDEEDKKIFSAMQQAKLTFVNLEYQALASMDKGMKPEAMQILETADYWRSKGEYRRGLEDYIERRGKQYGESLQLTSSQVDGAVMNTHHLVENAIQRLWVISTLALILGICLGLYVSRSILAPIRALKQGAEVIGKGDLNHSIEILSRDEIGHLASAFNDMTRKLKESYAGLEDKVLEKTSELGHKVEEIEEQNKILEMSKAAMLNVLEDLEHAKSEVDEERAKDEAILASIGDGMIATDPQGKIIKANKQAEVMLGVKAADMLGKTFSVVMAHEDEDGNAVPPEQSPIPLSLARGKKVLAIAYFVRKDGTRFPAAITVSPIVRENKIMGAIEIFRDISKEKEIDRMKTEFISLASHELRTPLTVIREGVSLVIDEILGPTTAEQKSFLSMALKDIDRLGRIINNLLDVSKIEAGKMEMKRVHVNLSDIAAGVAEAFAQHAKSKKLELKTRFPKKPVEMYVDKDKIVQVFTNLVGNAMKFTEQGSVEISIEDGEDMIICSVRDTGRGISEQDMERVFRKFQQFGGAASSGEKGTGLGLSIAKGIVEMHHGRIGVESIPGQGTRFFFSLPKDTPQKLFQDQLTRELRAAMNERSALCVVSFTLRDLRFGESAGSAREKTAGALLEDVIRAVTHSQADQVLREGESVFAVFSGADKKEIEKIASKIRTEFASALENAGKKGAKAGLDFRIANYPEDGATGEELLSLLSAA, from the coding sequence ATGAAGCTCGGAACAAAACTGGTGATGGCCTTTCTCGCGATGGCGGTGCTCGTTGGCTGCGTGGGTTTTTCCTCGTTCCTCGAGCTCAAACGCGTGCTCGAACCGCTCACGTTCGATATTCCCCAGGGCCTGCGCAAAATCGAAAGCACGTCGCACCTGGATGCTCTCGCCCAGAAGATCCGCCACTACGACCAGATCCTCACCGAATCCGCGCGGGATTATGTTTACACCGGCGGCCGGCAGTACAAGTACCGCTACAAGGAATTCGAGCCGCGCCTTGATGCCGCGATCCGGGAAGCCATCGAGAAAGGCGATGAAGAAGACAAAAAAATATTTTCGGCCATGCAGCAGGCCAAGCTTACATTCGTTAATCTCGAGTACCAGGCGCTCGCGTCCATGGATAAGGGCATGAAGCCGGAGGCCATGCAGATCCTCGAGACCGCGGATTACTGGCGCTCGAAAGGCGAGTACCGGCGCGGCCTGGAAGATTACATCGAGCGGCGCGGCAAGCAGTACGGCGAGTCCCTGCAGCTGACCTCGAGCCAGGTCGACGGCGCGGTGATGAACACCCACCATCTGGTTGAAAATGCCATCCAGCGGCTTTGGGTCATCAGCACGCTGGCGCTCATTCTGGGTATCTGCCTCGGCCTGTATGTTTCGCGCAGCATTCTCGCGCCCATCCGCGCGCTGAAGCAGGGCGCGGAGGTCATCGGTAAGGGCGACCTGAACCACTCGATCGAGATTCTTTCCCGCGATGAGATCGGGCATCTGGCCTCGGCCTTCAACGACATGACGCGCAAGCTCAAGGAATCGTATGCGGGCCTCGAAGACAAGGTGCTCGAGAAGACGAGCGAGCTCGGGCACAAGGTGGAAGAGATCGAGGAACAGAACAAGATCCTCGAAATGTCCAAGGCCGCGATGCTGAACGTGCTGGAAGACCTGGAGCATGCCAAGTCCGAAGTGGACGAGGAGCGGGCGAAAGACGAAGCCATCCTGGCCAGCATCGGCGACGGCATGATCGCGACCGACCCGCAGGGAAAAATCATCAAGGCCAACAAACAGGCGGAGGTCATGCTGGGCGTGAAGGCCGCGGACATGCTCGGGAAAACCTTCAGCGTGGTCATGGCGCACGAAGATGAGGACGGCAACGCGGTGCCGCCGGAGCAGAGCCCGATCCCGCTGTCGCTCGCGCGCGGTAAAAAAGTGCTGGCCATCGCCTATTTCGTGCGCAAGGACGGCACGCGGTTTCCCGCGGCCATCACGGTCTCTCCGATCGTGCGCGAAAACAAAATCATGGGTGCGATCGAGATCTTCCGCGACATTTCCAAAGAAAAGGAAATCGACCGGATGAAGACCGAATTCATCAGCCTGGCCTCTCATGAGCTGCGCACACCGCTCACCGTGATCCGCGAAGGCGTTTCGCTCGTCATCGACGAAATCCTCGGGCCGACGACGGCGGAACAGAAGTCCTTTCTGTCCATGGCGCTCAAAGACATCGACCGTCTGGGACGCATCATCAACAACCTGCTCGACGTTTCCAAGATCGAGGCGGGAAAAATGGAGATGAAGCGCGTCCACGTGAACCTGTCCGACATCGCCGCCGGCGTGGCGGAGGCGTTCGCGCAGCACGCGAAATCCAAGAAGCTGGAACTCAAGACGCGGTTTCCCAAGAAGCCCGTTGAAATGTACGTGGATAAAGATAAAATCGTCCAGGTGTTCACCAACCTCGTCGGCAACGCCATGAAATTCACGGAACAAGGGTCGGTCGAGATCTCCATCGAAGACGGCGAAGACATGATCATCTGCTCGGTGCGCGATACGGGCCGGGGCATTTCCGAGCAGGATATGGAAAGGGTGTTCCGGAAATTCCAGCAGTTCGGCGGAGCGGCCTCCAGCGGGGAAAAGGGCACGGGCCTCGGGCTGTCGATCGCCAAGGGAATCGTGGAAATGCACCACGGCAGGATCGGCGTGGAAAGCATTCCCGGCCAGGGAACGCGGTTCTTTTTCAGCCTGCCGAAAGACACCCCCCAGAAACTTTTCCAGGACCAGCTTACCCGGGAACTCCGCGCGGCCATGAACGAGAGAAGCGCGCTTTGCGTAGTTTCGTTCACGCTGAGAGACCTTCGCTTCGGCGAGTCCGCCGGCAGCGCCAGGGAAAAGACCGCGGGAGCGCTCCTTGAAGACGTGATCCGCGCCGTCACGCACAGCCAGGCCGACCAGGTGCTGCGGGAAGGCGAGAGCGTTTTTGCCGTCTTCTCCGGCGCGGATAAAAAAGAAATCGAAAAGATAGCTTCGAAAATCCGGACGGAGTTTGCATCCGCTCTGGAAAACGCGGGCAAGAAAGGCGCGAAGGCCGGCCTGGATTTCCGCATCGCGAATTATCCCGAGGACGGGGCAACAGGCGAGGAGCTTTTGTCGCTTCTGTCCGCCGCATGA
- a CDS encoding response regulator, whose product MKKILLTDDEPNIVKVVSARLKAHNYEVIPAYDGESALDAVYREKPDLILLDIMLPKLDGYKVCQKLKSDPKWKEVPIILFSAKTQAADKQTGREYGADAYIAKPFQPEQLLETIKYLLKE is encoded by the coding sequence ATGAAAAAAATCCTACTGACCGACGACGAACCGAACATCGTAAAAGTCGTGTCCGCGCGCCTCAAGGCGCACAATTACGAAGTGATTCCGGCCTACGACGGCGAGTCGGCCCTCGACGCGGTCTACCGCGAAAAGCCGGACCTCATCCTCCTGGACATCATGCTGCCCAAACTCGACGGCTACAAAGTCTGCCAGAAGCTCAAATCCGATCCGAAGTGGAAAGAGGTCCCCATCATTCTCTTTTCGGCCAAGACCCAGGCCGCGGACAAGCAGACCGGGCGCGAATACGGGGCGGACGCCTATATCGCCAAGCCTTTCCAGCCGGAACAGCTCCTGGAAACCATCAAGTACCTTCTCAAGGAATAG
- the trxA gene encoding thioredoxin codes for MGREKTFTEANFDTEVLGSSQPVLVDFWAEWCGPCRMLGPVIERIAEANEGKLVVGKLNVDENSSVPQKYGIQGIPTMIIFKGGEVASQLVGFQSQEKIQKAIDSVI; via the coding sequence ATGGGACGCGAAAAAACTTTTACCGAGGCCAATTTTGACACCGAAGTGCTGGGTTCCTCCCAGCCCGTGCTCGTGGATTTCTGGGCGGAATGGTGCGGTCCCTGCCGCATGCTGGGTCCGGTGATCGAGCGTATCGCCGAGGCGAACGAAGGCAAGCTCGTCGTGGGCAAGCTGAACGTGGACGAAAACAGCAGCGTCCCCCAGAAATATGGCATTCAGGGCATCCCGACCATGATCATCTTCAAGGGAGGGGAAGTCGCCTCCCAGCTCGTGGGCTTTCAGTCCCAGGAAAAAATCCAGAAAGCCATCGACTCCGTCATTTAA
- a CDS encoding tagatose 1,6-diphosphate aldolase codes for MKMTEGKLKGLEALSNDRGVIAAAAMDQRGSLRKSLAKAKGVEDKQITDAMMQEFKTLVTKVLTPHATAILLDPEFGLPAVKARSKNAGVLLAYENSGYDNTKPGRLPDLLEVETVRSLQEAGADAIKILLYYTPFDPKPINDHKHAWTERIGAECADRDIPFFFEFVGYDPAGGDVNTLEYAKQKPEIVAKSMEEFSKAKYQIDVLKVEMPINMKFVEGTKSFKGQKAYSKAEAVASFKKTAQVTKKPFIYLSAGVDDDEFRESLELAAESGVRYNGVLCGRATWKNGIPVYAKEGAKAFEAWLLDQGVKNIKALNAVLDKSATGWYDVYGGRDKVQAVGKTLETARA; via the coding sequence ATGAAAATGACTGAAGGAAAATTAAAAGGGCTCGAAGCGCTTTCCAATGACCGGGGCGTAATTGCCGCCGCCGCCATGGACCAGCGCGGTTCCCTGCGCAAGAGCCTGGCCAAGGCCAAGGGCGTGGAAGACAAGCAGATCACCGACGCCATGATGCAGGAATTCAAAACGCTCGTCACGAAGGTGCTGACGCCGCATGCCACTGCGATCCTGCTGGATCCCGAATTCGGCCTGCCCGCGGTGAAAGCCCGTTCGAAGAACGCCGGCGTGCTTCTCGCGTATGAAAACAGCGGCTACGACAACACGAAGCCCGGACGCCTTCCGGACCTTCTGGAAGTCGAGACCGTCCGTTCGCTGCAGGAAGCGGGCGCGGACGCGATCAAGATCCTTCTTTATTACACGCCTTTCGATCCGAAGCCGATCAACGACCATAAGCATGCGTGGACCGAGCGCATCGGCGCCGAGTGCGCGGACCGCGACATCCCGTTCTTCTTCGAATTCGTGGGTTACGATCCCGCGGGCGGCGACGTGAACACGCTCGAATATGCGAAGCAGAAGCCGGAAATCGTGGCCAAGAGCATGGAAGAATTTTCCAAGGCAAAGTATCAGATCGACGTGCTGAAGGTCGAGATGCCTATTAATATGAAGTTCGTCGAAGGCACCAAGTCCTTCAAGGGACAGAAGGCCTACTCCAAGGCCGAAGCCGTCGCGTCTTTCAAAAAGACGGCGCAGGTCACCAAGAAGCCCTTCATTTATTTGAGCGCGGGCGTGGATGACGATGAATTCCGCGAAAGCCTCGAGCTTGCGGCCGAATCCGGCGTGCGATACAACGGCGTGCTTTGCGGCCGTGCCACCTGGAAGAACGGCATCCCGGTTTATGCGAAAGAAGGGGCCAAGGCTTTCGAAGCGTGGCTTCTCGATCAGGGCGTGAAGAACATCAAGGCCCTGAACGCGGTGCTCGACAAGTCCGCGACCGGCTGGTACGACGTGTACGGCGGGCGCGACAAGGTCCAGGCCGTGGGCAAGACGCTCGAAACGGCGCGCGCTTAA
- a CDS encoding aldo/keto reductase, whose amino-acid sequence MKYRKLGKTQLEVSEVGFGSWAIGGQGYGATVDDESMAALETAWEHGVNFFDTADTYGDGHSEKLIARFLKSKPRDKVIVASKAGWDFYHEPVRKNFTPEHIRFACEQSLKRLEVDAIDVHQLHNPCLDEIAKGEAVGELDKLRKEGKIRFIGISVHREDEALAALKDPRVDTVQLIFNLIDQRMAENVFDKAKAANVGIIAREPLACGYLTGKYGPSHEFAKGDHRRRWHKDKLEIDTQKIEKLKSILATRRLSLVRAALEFVLDFDAVSTVIPGAKRREQVLENLLASEDPMLRIQESHQLRELYKKEEIFSKGLNPC is encoded by the coding sequence ATGAAGTACCGGAAACTGGGCAAGACCCAGCTCGAGGTATCGGAAGTCGGCTTCGGCTCCTGGGCCATCGGCGGCCAGGGGTACGGCGCTACCGTGGACGACGAGTCGATGGCCGCGCTGGAAACGGCGTGGGAACATGGCGTCAACTTTTTCGACACGGCTGACACCTACGGTGACGGCCACAGCGAAAAGCTGATCGCGCGATTTTTGAAGTCCAAGCCCCGGGACAAGGTCATTGTGGCCAGCAAGGCCGGCTGGGATTTTTATCACGAGCCCGTCCGCAAGAATTTCACCCCCGAGCATATCCGTTTCGCCTGTGAGCAGAGCCTGAAGCGCCTGGAAGTGGACGCGATTGACGTGCATCAGCTCCACAACCCCTGCCTGGACGAAATCGCGAAAGGCGAGGCGGTCGGCGAGCTGGATAAGCTGCGCAAGGAAGGCAAGATCCGCTTCATCGGGATCTCGGTGCACCGCGAGGACGAGGCTTTGGCTGCTTTGAAAGACCCGCGCGTGGACACGGTGCAGCTGATCTTCAATTTGATCGATCAGCGCATGGCCGAAAACGTTTTTGACAAGGCCAAGGCCGCGAACGTCGGCATTATCGCGCGAGAGCCGCTGGCCTGCGGTTATCTGACCGGAAAGTACGGTCCGAGCCACGAGTTCGCCAAGGGCGACCACCGGCGGCGCTGGCACAAGGACAAGCTTGAGATCGACACGCAGAAGATCGAGAAGCTGAAAAGTATCCTGGCGACGCGGCGGCTGTCGCTTGTCCGCGCGGCGCTGGAATTCGTGCTGGATTTCGACGCGGTTTCGACCGTGATCCCGGGCGCGAAGCGGCGCGAACAGGTCCTGGAAAACCTGCTGGCGTCGGAAGACCCGATGCTCCGGATCCAGGAATCGCACCAGCTTCGCGAGCTTTACAAGAAGGAAGAAATTTTTTCGAAAGGCCTCAATCCTTGCTAA